AATATCATTACGCAATTGAGCGGCTGTTTTGACGTCTTTACCATCGATTTGTGTGATCAAATCTCCAGGTTTAAGGTCAGCTTTTTCTGCAGGAGAACCTTTTTCAACTTGTGTGATGATCACGCCATCTGTGTCTTCATCTAATCCAAATCCTTCTCTTAGATCAGGTGTGAGATCTTGAGGTGTGATCCCCAAAAAGCCCCTCGCTACGGTGCCGTTTTCAATCAAGCTTTCCATGATATTTTTAGCCATGTTAGAAGGAATAGCAAATCCAATTCCCATGTACCCACCGCTGCGTGTAACAATCGCAGTGTTCACACCAATGACATCGCCATTTAAATTGAGTAGTGGTCCACCACTATTTCCTGGATTGATGGCTGCATCTGTTTGAATAAAATTTTCTAAGCGAGAAATATTGAGGTTTTGTCTTCCTTTTGCGCTCACAATTCCTTGTGTGACACTGGCAGTCAATTCAAAAGGATTGCCAATGGCAACGACCCATTCACCGACTTCAAGAGCATCTGAATCCCCAAGATTTAAATAGGGGGCATTTGTGGTATCGATTTTTAAAACAGCAAGATCGGTATGGAGATCAGCGCCAACAAGCTCAGCATCATATTCTTTACCATCATTGAGTATTACAGAAATTTTATACGCTTCTTGGACCACGTGATTGTTGGTTAAAACGTAGCCATCTTTGGAGACTAAAAATCCAGTTCCTCTTGCTATTTGTGGGGCTTTAGGACGTTCTTGAAAATTATTATCAGGTCCAAAAAAACGTTTAAAAAAGTCTTCGTTAAAAAGTTCGAAGGGATCTTGGTATTGGCCTGTTGCTTGAGGATCGAGTTCTATTTTGATAAATACCACGCCAGGTGTTGCTTTTTTTGCAACTTGTACAAAAGGAGATTTATGAGATTGGCAGGAACAAGAACCTTTATCAGCAAATCCAATACTTAGAAATA
This genomic stretch from Chlamydiota bacterium harbors:
- the degQ gene encoding Periplasmic pH-dependent serine endoprotease DegQ, which translates into the protein MMKKLFVFCVVFLSIGFADKGSCSCQSHKSPFVQVAKKATPGVVFIKIELDPQATGQYQDPFELFNEDFFKRFFGPDNNFQERPKAPQIARGTGFLVSKDGYVLTNNHVVQEAYKISVILNDGKEYDAELVGADLHTDLAVLKIDTTNAPYLNLGDSDALEVGEWVVAIGNPFELTASVTQGIVSAKGRQNLNISRLENFIQTDAAINPGNSGGPLLNLNGDVIGVNTAIVTRSGGYMGIGFAIPSNMAKNIMESLIENGTVARGFLGITPQDLTPDLREGFGLDEDTDGVIITQVEKGSPAEKADLKPGDLITQIDGKDVKTAAQLRNDIALMKPSQRVTLTVIRNKRTQHIRVILGAFKDTQTASLPALKKIGIDKVEELSQEAREQYGYVGKGVVVKSILPGSIAYKSNLRPGSIILAANNQKVKTPEELNEIVEKSLKDKKLLLLVRQGNVIKFINIKL